Genomic segment of Oncorhynchus keta strain PuntledgeMale-10-30-2019 chromosome 5, Oket_V2, whole genome shotgun sequence:
TTCCATACGAGGGGTTGTAAAAGTGGGTGGTGTGTGCATATCTGACCTATAAAGCACTCGCTCAATACTAGAAGGGAGAAACAACAGCGCCGTCTTTGTGTTACCAGTTGGTTCTCAGAGGAACAGAAGGGGGGTGAAAACTATCAGGttgggggaaggaggagagaggacatcactTTGGTACAAGCAAGGTGAGCAGAGCTCGTCTTGTGATCCGTATcgccagagagtgtgtgtgtgtgtgtgtgtgaccactatCACACGCGTCAACACCAGAACCTCACAAGGAATAGGTAATGGACAGGCTGTGAATACTGTGGAGTTGACATGAGCATTTACACAGGTAATGTACAGACAGTGATCATCACCTGCCCTACACAGCCAGGTTGGGTTAGTAGTTCCCTAAAGGTCAAAGGTCCTGGAGGCAGCGAGGGGTTATGAAGTCATGATCAGGCGCCAGTCAGTCTCCTCATTCAATATGAAGACAAAAACGAGCCTCCAGAATTTTTCTAGTGTGGAAGGTAAATGCCTTCTGTTCACTTGTCCATCTTAACAGTCCACAgaagtgtgtgtttgagagtgtgtatgtgtgtgtatacacagcGCCTGGCATGAGTTGCCCAGTCTGGACCGGTAGTGGAGAGGTAGGCAGGAAGGAGGATGGGGGGGGTGGGTGTGTAAGTGGGTAGTCTGAGCATATCCCAAAAGAAAGAGGTCTctggggtggaggaagaggggtGCCTCAGTTGGAGGTGTCAGAGTGGACACTGCCAGGGGGGGCTGGTGGAGAAGTGACACAGGAGGGTTGGGTGTTGTCCTGCCAGCTGTTGCTAGTCTAGAAGGCAAGAACCAGGCGAGAAAAATAAAAGATGTCAATTTGGGCAGCCAGTTTTGTTAGACTTTTTAATATAGGCATGTTGTGACCCTGGTAAAATCCACGTGTGAAATGCTCTAAATACCTGGACTACAATTACTTTGTTGATAGGCATGCATTTCTTTAGGTCCAAATAAAAGGAGGTTTGACTCACGTCGAGGCGGTGTGGGGCGTAGAGGGCGCTAGTGGTCAGCTCCTCATAGCCTGCCGTCAGGCGTGTAACATGGTGCAGGGTATCCACCTGGACGGAGACAAGACAGGCGCCATCAGCTACGAGATGcatgcacatatacacacattttcattgttttactattcttgtggggagtTTAGGTCCCCCACAAGGATCgaagaacaaacacacacacacacacacacacgacctggGTCCAAAAAGGATTTGTttcctttcaaatactttgagcgcATTTAATTGGCACAGGCTTGGTTCCGTTGTGCCACACAAGCTCAATCAAGTGCAGGAAAAGTGTTTGGAAGATAACATACTATTTGAACCCGGGTctggcatacacacacaaacacatagataCACATCAATCAGGGCATAGTCTCACACAAACACGGGGGAATTAAAGGAACTTTAAAGCTTCCACAAACCTCTGCTGTATCGGTCAATGCAAAAGCAGCATGGCTCTTGGTTTGGACTGCTGGTTCCCTACGAGCTAACCTCTGCATACTTCTCTGTACAACCCTGACTTTGGGTTCATACACTATCCATCCGCCTCTCTGCTATCACAGTTCTAACATTACAAGCCAATATCTAATGCTCCTGTATTGTTCATTCCAAGATTGATGAGATGAAATGATTTCTACCTAATTTAAATCGCACGATGTTGTATTCTCAGTCATCACTGATGGAATGCAGAAAATGCTGCCTACCATCCGGTTAGtcagggagaatctcaattgcattcgtgtcctctctccaccttctcaaAACctattggatgagaaagccagcgGTCTCGCCCCTCTGAcattctcctccaatgggttttgagaaggatgTGGACACAGCAGAGTCAAGGAAATGCAACTGAGGAATTTCCCTCAACCACTGACCGCCCAGGCTAACCTCAGGCTGTTTACAGCAGAAATCTGTGGATCCTCTTCAGCAACACCGCACTTCCACAGGTTTACAAACAGAGGAGGGCAACAACAGCAGAGTAATGGGGAGTAGAGGGGGGGCCTTTGGCTTCCATGGtgacaggatggagagagggccATGGgctgtctgcgtcccaaatggtaccatattcatcaaaagtagtgcactatataggcattTGGAGAAAACGTGGACATAGAGATGAAATGGATGGATAAATAACTGGGGGAGAATGGTAAGGTAGGTACACCAAAGGCTTAACTGAaacaaggtggagagagagggggaagggccAAAATGTACCTGAGGCATGTTTCTCTGCTATGTGGAACAGGGACAGGTGCCACAGGGGGTCTTGGGTTGGGTGTTTAGGGAtcaggggtgaggagagggaggtgggggtcaTCATAGCTAGGAGGAGCTGGGTGTCTAGGGATGTTTGGGGTAGTAAAGTCCCGGAAACCTCCCCAAAATgccctgttttttattttttttaatgaaatgttGTTTGAACAAATTCCAGGATTGCCTTCACTATTCCCTCCCAATTCCAgaaatcctccaaccaggattgtGAGAACCAGGACATTTTGTGAACATTACAGAGATTTTGCAAACCTAGAGAGACTGGATTGGAGGGGGTTGGAGCATTGAGGCAGGCTTTCCTAGAGGTCCTCAGTGCCTACCTGGggctgcagagagggagagatgttgagGACGGCCTCCCCAGCCCCGTTGAGGTTCAAGGGGTGCAGGCCGAGGTAGGCAGCAGCAGCGTCGCCAGCATGAGACAAGCTGTATGACCCTGACGACCCTGCAGGCAACACACGCTGTGTCAGCCAATCAGGCATCTCAGTGTGGCTCTGTCAGTCAAATCAGGCACCGCAGTGTGCCGGGCGGGGTCAGAGATCACAGTTCAACCAAGAAGTTAAAAGTACACTGGCTTTTGAAAAGAGACCTTCATACCCGTGCTCACAACCCGTTGGCTAGTGTTGAAAACATGAGGATCGTGGACCACAGTCAGAGTGTTTAGAATGAGGTGAGCAATGATTTAGTCGCTCGTGACAGAGCCTTCTGGGTGCCAAGATGATCCAATACATTGTACAGCTTCAAtgctccttccgtggcctccaactgctcttaaacgctagtaaaaccaaatgcatgcttttaaaccgttcgctgcctgcacccgcacgcctgactagcatcaccaccctggatggttccgaccttgaatatgtggacacaagtacctaggtgtctggctagactgcaaactctccttccagactcatatcaaacatctctaatcgaaaatcaaatctagagtcggctttctattccgcaacaaagccaccttcactcacaccgccaaacttaccctagtaaaactgactatcctaccgatcctcgacttcggcgatgtcatctacaaaattcctcccaacactctactcagcaaactggttgcagtttatcacagtgccatccgttttgtcactaaagcaccttataccacccaccactgcgacctgtatgctctagtcggctggccctcgctacatattcgtcacctgacccactggctccaggtcatctacaagtccatgctacgtaaagctccgccttatctcagttcactggtcacaatggcaacaaccactcgtagcacgcgctccagcaggtgtatctcactgatcatccctaaagccaacacctcatttggccgcctttcgttccagttctctgctgcctgtgactggaacgaattgcaaaaatcgctgaagttggagacttttatctccctcaccaacttcaaacatctgctatctgagcagctaaccgatcgctgcagctatacatagtctatcggtaaatagcccacccatttttacctacctcatccccatactgttttaatttatttacttttctgctcttttgcacaccaatatatctacctgtacatgaccatctgataatttatcactccagtgttaatctgctaaattgtaattattcgcctacctcctcatgccttttgcacacaatgtatatagactctttttttcctactgtgttattgacttgttaattgtttactccatgtgtaactctgtgttgtctgttcacactgctatgctttatcttggccaggtcgcagttgcaaatgagaacttgttctcaactagcctacctggttaaataaaggtgaaataaaaaaaattaaacagtTGGATCCTAAATTTCCACCTTCCTCACGTTGTGAATGAAGTATGAGGCTAGTGCAGAACAATGAAATAGCCAAACTATAGGGCCAACTGCAACCTTCTTGTTCGAAACAGACCAAAATCAAGACAACACAAATGTCTTATTACATGAAAAACGGCGGTCGAAGTTTTCGTTAAACTGTTTTCGTTAAACGAGTGAGCGTCAAAGTGGAATTCAGACATTTTGTAGTTGTTAAGTCTTGAAACCGAGTGCTGATACCCGACAGTCCACCAGCGAGCTGCAATCTTACTGCAGGAGAGGCAGACCATGGAAATAGAATTCAGATAATAATAGAATAGATTTCTATgaagcagacatacagtatggctCACAATGACAATGGTACATCACCTACCTGCTCCTGTCTGCTTCCTGAGCAAATAGGGGTAGCTGGTACATAGCTGgtacatacgtgtgtgtgtgtgtataccgttcaaaagtttggggatcACTTCGAAATGTCctggtttttgaaagaaaagctaatttcTTTGTCCGttaaaatatcaaattgatcagaaatacagtgttgacattgttaatgttgtaaataactattgtagctggaaacagctgatttttaatggaatatctacataggtgtacagaggcccattatcagcaaccatcactcctgtgttccaatggcacgttgtgttagctaatccaagtttaattttaaaaggctaattgatcattaggaaATCCTTTGCAATGATGTTAGGCACAGCTGAAAatggttgttctgattaaagaagcaataaaaagcgctattctgtgaagggagtagtgccagatcttcagtttcttggcaatttcttgcacggaatagccttaatttctgaGAACAAGAATAGACGGATGAGTTTccgaagaaagttctttgtttctggccattttgagcctgtaatcgaaccccaaaatgcttctttaatcagaacaaccgttttcagctgtgctaacataattgcaaaaggtttttctaatgatcaattagccttttaaaatgatcaacttggattagctaacacaacgtgccattggaacacaggagtgatggttgctgataatgggcctctgtacgcctgtgtagatattccataaaaatagcataacagctgtttccagctacaatagtcatttacaacattaaaatgtctacactgtagttgatgttattttaaacaaaccataaaaaagtgcttttctttcaaaaacaaggacatttctaagtgaccccaaacttttgaacggtagtgtgtgtgtgtgtatatgtatgtacacTAATGCAAAGGTGTGCTGGCTGCTAGATAAAGACAGACAGCCAACAGGGTGACTGTAGGAGTTTGCAGTAGtagtaggataaataaataagaaATATATCATGTTAAAATGACGATATCGAAAGAGGAAATGGTGAAATTGAACAGAAACCATTCAGACATTCAGAAAGAAAAAATACAATTGGATTGGATTTAATTGGATTTATAATCCGATGGGGGACGATGGTCATTTCCTACTAAGAGTTATTGCTTAGGGCAATAGCCCAGCAGCTAAGATACTGCTGAGTCAAGCTACATTTATCCCTGAAAATGACCACTTTCTACAACATTAAAGCCACTTTTTAATTGGTTTTACccccttttcctccccaatttcgtagtatccaattgttttagctactatcttgtctcatcgctacaactcccatacgggctcgggagagacgaaggttgaaagtcatgcgtcctccgatacacaacccaaccaagctgcactgcttcttaacacagtgccatccaacccggaagccagccgcaccaatgtgtcggaggaaacaccgtgcacctggcaaccttggttagcgcgcactgcgcccgccccgccacaggagtcgctggtgcgcgatgagcctaccggccaaaccctccctaacccagacgacgctcagccaattgtgcgtcgccccacggacctcccggtcgcagccggttacgacagagcctgggcgcgaacccagagtctctggtggcacagctggcgctgcagtacagcgtccttaaccacccgggaggccccattAAAGCAACTTGTAACGAGGAGATTATCAATCTGGTCCAAAATAAGATTTGGTCAAAAAAAAAACTCCACTATAGAAAATCTGTGAGCGCAATGACATCACAGCAATGCATCAGACACCAAACAAGCAGAGGAACAGAAGaaaagccagacagacagacagccagacagccagacagaggcagacagacagacagccagacacgcagccaggcaggcagacaggacagacagcaaCGCAGACAGGAAAAGACAGCAATGCAGACACTGTCCTCATTCTGTGTATGTGGTTCTACACTTCTGCCAGTGTGTATGAACTACAATGTGTGTGTAATAGCATGGACCTCAGCTGATTGGTGTGGGGAGGCAGGGTGattgagatggatggaggggtgggggtcAGGGGTGGTTGGCAGGGGCACACGGTACCTGAGTTGGGCGTCGCCGGAGAGTTAGCCTGGCTAGCCTGTGCCGACACGCTGGCAGCATCCACCGCTGTTTTAACTGCGTAGAGGTTCGCTTCCTCCTGGAACTTACCAATGTTCTTCTTGTACCGTATTCTCTTGTTGCCGAACCAATTTGAAACCTGAGGGGGAGACGGACAGACACCAGTGTATTAGTTAGTGTATCCCCTAGATGTCTTTCCAGGGTTGTATTCATCAGTGCACGCCGTAGCAAAATGTTTCCCAACGGAAAACGAAAACAAACCGTTCGTACTGGAAAATGTCAGGTAGTCCATCCCTGTTTCAGTGCATTTTCAATTGAAACCAAACAAAGCTAAATTATTTTAGGCAGGGGAACAGACCCCCTACCTATACATTAAAAGGGGAAAAGCTGGTTTCAGTCCACTGGCAGCAGAAGTGTGTGGTGCGGTGGTACCTGGGAGACTGTGATGGCACACTTCTTGGCCAGCTCTTCTTTAGCCTCCTCACTGGGGTAGGGATTGGACAGGTGGGAGTAGAAGTACTCGTTCAGAACCTCTGTAGCCTGCTTGTTGAAGTTACGCCTCTTACGCCTGACCGAGACATTGATACGAGACACACACAAAGTCAGTCAGACATGATTCATCTCGGAACAATTTTTTTAAAAGCCCTGCAGGTAACAAATGAAATTGCAGCAAAACTCTTAAGCACAGACAGACCTGGCGTCGAGGAATCTGGAGCGTAAGATCATGACGGCCTCGCAGGTGCTCTGTTTGAGCTGCATCTGGATGGAGCTGAACTTGCGGTGGATGATGGCCACCATGCGCTCGATCTCCTTGGGAGAGATGGGCCGCGTGCGAGACTGCTCCCTCAGCAGGTTCATCACGTGGTTGGTGAACTCACTGCATGCCTGGGGTGTAGGggcggaggagggggaggataagGGAGAAATGGAGACTATCAACACAAAGGTTTAACTTAAATTCAGTCCAGTTTCACAAAATAACACAAATTCCCACAAAAACACTCATCTTTGAAGGTGAGAGAGAAATACGTGTGTACTGTTTTTCCTCCAGAATCTGTGTAAAtgcatttccctctctctcctacctgttcATATTTCTCCAGCTCAGAGTGGTAGATCTGTCTGATCTGGGCCAGCTTGGCTCTGTAGTCTGAGTGTTCGATGCCTCCGTCAGCGCCGGGCGaccctcctgctgctgctgcagccGCCGCCGCCGCAGCCGAGCCCCCGCCCTTCTCTGGGCCAGACACGCCCTCGGCCAGCAGCATGTTGTCCAGACGCATGATCTGGGGGTCTGGGGGGTCCTCATCCTGAATGCCTCGGATACTCAGCACTGGAGAGGAggcgaagagagagaaagaaattcaATAAAACAAATCAGGCATTAAAGGATAAAGGAGCACCGTGTCTCAATTGCAACGTCGGAGTCATTCAGATTCAACCCCTTATCCGACCCTAGGCACTTGAGGTAGATCTGACGAAGTTGGATAGGCAATATGGTAATAACACTCTCAGATAGGCCAGGTAGAATGTTTGTCATACTGCTTAGGCCAATTTCTTTcagatttacatttaagtcatttagcagacgctcttatccagagcgacttacaaattggtgcattcaccttatgacatccagtggaacagccactttacaatagtgcatctaaatcttttaggggggtgagaaggattacttatcctatcctccAAATCTTTAGAAGTGCCTCagctaggggttgtttctggactgGGGCTTTAGTTTGAAGTTTTAATGTACCGAAAAAAAGTTTCCAAATAGGCAAATCTGTATTTTCTCTACCGGAGAGGATGATTTTTCCAGGTTCCAGCAGGTGCAagggaagggaggacagtagcacaCTTCATCAATACTAAAAACCTCAAGGAGAAGTTCCCTAGCTGTCAAAACAACCCT
This window contains:
- the LOC118384346 gene encoding pre-B-cell leukemia transcription factor 1 isoform X3; the encoded protein is MDDQTRMLAGLAGLGGLSQGDVGDPDSVRKQLGQPQQDIGDILQQIMAITDESLDEAQARKHALNCHRMKPALFSVLCEIKEKTVLSIRGIQDEDPPDPQIMRLDNMLLAEGVSGPEKGGGSAAAAAAAAAAGGSPGADGGIEHSDYRAKLAQIRQIYHSELEKYEQACSEFTNHVMNLLREQSRTRPISPKEIERMVAIIHRKFSSIQMQLKQSTCEAVMILRSRFLDARRKRRNFNKQATEVLNEYFYSHLSNPYPSEEAKEELAKKCAITVSQVSNWFGNKRIRYKKNIGKFQEEANLYAVKTAVDAASVSAQASQANSPATPNSGSSGSYSLSHAGDAAAAYLGLHPLNLNGAGEAVLNISPSLQPQVDTLHHVTRLTAGYEELTTSALYAPHRLDTSNSWQDNTQPSCVTSPPAPPGSVHSDTSN
- the LOC118384346 gene encoding pre-B-cell leukemia transcription factor 1 isoform X1, coding for MDDQTRMLAGLAGLGGLSQGDVGDPDSVRKQLGQPQQDIGDILQQIMAITDESLDEAQARCWPEESPAHWGGSDDPAEGGEAGGGTAGGGLPLNFQHRKHALNCHRMKPALFSVLCEIKEKTVLSIRGIQDEDPPDPQIMRLDNMLLAEGVSGPEKGGGSAAAAAAAAAAGGSPGADGGIEHSDYRAKLAQIRQIYHSELEKYEQACSEFTNHVMNLLREQSRTRPISPKEIERMVAIIHRKFSSIQMQLKQSTCEAVMILRSRFLDARRKRRNFNKQATEVLNEYFYSHLSNPYPSEEAKEELAKKCAITVSQVSNWFGNKRIRYKKNIGKFQEEANLYAVKTAVDAASVSAQASQANSPATPNSGSSGSYSLSHAGDAAAAYLGLHPLNLNGAGEAVLNISPSLQPQVDTLHHVTRLTAGYEELTTSALYAPHRLDTSNSWQDNTQPSCVTSPPAPPGSVHSDTSN
- the LOC118384346 gene encoding pre-B-cell leukemia transcription factor 1 isoform X2 gives rise to the protein MDDQTRMLAGLAGLGGLSQGDVGDPDSVRKQLGQPQQDIGDILQQIMAITDESLDEAQARCWPEESPAHWGGSDDPAEGGEAGGGTAGGGLPLNFQHRKHALNCHRMKPALFSVLCEIKEKTVLSIRGIQDEDPPDPQIMRLDNMLLAEGVSGPEKGGGSAAAAAAAAAAGGSPGADGGIEHSDYRAKLAQIRQIYHSELEKYEQACSEFTNHVMNLLREQSRTRPISPKEIERMVAIIHRKFSSIQMQLKQSTCEAVMILRSRFLDARRKRRNFNKQATEVLNEYFYSHLSNPYPSEEAKEELAKKCAITVSQVSNWFGNKRIRYKKNIGSSGSYSLSHAGDAAAAYLGLHPLNLNGAGEAVLNISPSLQPQVDTLHHVTRLTAGYEELTTSALYAPHRLDTSNSWQDNTQPSCVTSPPAPPGSVHSDTSN
- the LOC118384346 gene encoding pre-B-cell leukemia transcription factor 1 isoform X5, which translates into the protein MDDQTRMLAGLAGLGGLSQGDVGDPDSVRKQLGQPQQDIGDILQQIMAITDESLDEAQARCWPEESPAHWGGSDDPAEGGEAGGGTAGGGLPLNFQHRKHALNCHRMKPALFSVLCEIKEKTVLSIRGIQDEDPPDPQIMRLDNMLLAEGVSGPEKGGGSAAAAAAAAAAGGSPGADGGIEHSDYRAKLAQIRQIYHSELEKYEQACSEFTNHVMNLLREQSRTRPISPKEIERMVAIIHRKFSSIQMQLKQSTCEAVMILRSRFLDARRKRRNFNKQATEVLNEYFYSHLSNPYPSEEAKEELAKKCAITVSQVSNWFGNKRIRYKKNIGGYPAPCYTPDGRL
- the LOC118384346 gene encoding pre-B-cell leukemia transcription factor 1 isoform X4, producing the protein MDDQTRMLAGLAGLGGLSQGDVGDPDSVRKQLGQPQQDIGDILQQIMAITDESLDEAQARCWPEESPAHWGGSDDPAEGGEAGGGTAGGGLPLNFQHRKHALNCHRMKPALFSVLCEIKEKTVLSIRGIQDEDPPDPQIMRLDNMLLAEGVSGPEKGGGSAAAAAAAAAAGGSPGADGGIEHSDYRAKLAQIRQIYHSELEKYEQACSEFTNHVMNLLREQSRTRPISPKEIERMVAIIHRKFSSIQMQLKQSTCEAVMILRSRFLDARRKRRNFNKQATEVLNEYFYSHLSNPYPSEEAKEELAKKCAITVSQVSNWFGNKRIRYKKNIGKFQEEANLYAVKTAVDAASVSAQASQANSPATPNSGGYPAPCYTPDGRL
- the LOC118384346 gene encoding pre-B-cell leukemia transcription factor 1 isoform X6, coding for MDDQTRMLAGLAGLGGLSQGDVGDPDSVRKQLGQPQQDIGDILQQIMAITDESLDEAQARKHALNCHRMKPALFSVLCEIKEKTVLSIRGIQDEDPPDPQIMRLDNMLLAEGVSGPEKGGGSAAAAAAAAAAGGSPGADGGIEHSDYRAKLAQIRQIYHSELEKYEQACSEFTNHVMNLLREQSRTRPISPKEIERMVAIIHRKFSSIQMQLKQSTCEAVMILRSRFLDARRKRRNFNKQATEVLNEYFYSHLSNPYPSEEAKEELAKKCAITVSQVSNWFGNKRIRYKKNIGKFQEEANLYAVKTAVDAASVSAQASQANSPATPNSGGYPAPCYTPDGRL